A section of the Paenibacillus aurantius genome encodes:
- the rlmN gene encoding 23S rRNA (adenine(2503)-C(2))-methyltransferase RlmN has translation MKPFIYDLTYEDWQEWVRANKEPGFRAGQIFDWLYVKRIGSFEEMTNLPKGLRDKLAEQFVFVTLTEVARHESKDGTVKFLFELQDKNAIETVIMKHNYGNSVCVTTQVGCRVGCTFCASTLGGLKRDLAPGEIIAQVVTAQKLLDASGERVSSIVIMGIGEPFENYDAMMKFLKVMIHEKGLNIGQRHITVSTSGIVPNIYRFADEDTQINLAISIHAPNDALRSKLMPVNRRFPFADLIEACKYYVEKTGRRLTFEYALMGGVNDKPEHAEELAKVLKENIPLCHVNLIPVNFVVERDYVRTERDDIFTFQRILERNKINATIRREHGSDIAAACGQLRAKHMESGKR, from the coding sequence GTGAAACCGTTCATCTATGATCTAACATACGAAGACTGGCAGGAATGGGTCCGTGCCAATAAAGAGCCCGGGTTCCGAGCCGGACAAATATTCGACTGGCTGTATGTCAAACGAATCGGAAGCTTTGAGGAAATGACGAACCTTCCCAAGGGCTTGAGGGACAAGCTGGCGGAACAGTTCGTCTTCGTCACGCTTACGGAGGTCGCCCGTCACGAATCCAAGGACGGCACCGTCAAATTTCTGTTTGAGCTGCAGGACAAGAACGCGATCGAAACGGTCATTATGAAACATAATTACGGGAACAGCGTATGTGTTACGACACAGGTCGGCTGCCGTGTGGGCTGCACCTTCTGCGCCTCTACGTTGGGAGGGCTTAAGAGGGATCTGGCTCCGGGCGAAATCATCGCGCAGGTGGTGACGGCGCAGAAGCTGCTGGATGCCTCCGGAGAGCGGGTAAGCAGCATTGTCATCATGGGCATCGGGGAACCGTTCGAGAACTACGACGCCATGATGAAGTTCCTGAAGGTGATGATCCACGAGAAGGGGTTGAACATCGGGCAGCGGCACATCACCGTTTCGACAAGCGGGATTGTTCCGAACATTTACCGCTTTGCCGATGAGGATACCCAGATTAACCTGGCGATCTCGATTCACGCTCCGAATGACGCTCTGCGGTCCAAGCTGATGCCGGTGAACCGGAGGTTTCCTTTTGCCGATCTGATTGAGGCCTGCAAGTACTACGTGGAGAAGACCGGCCGCCGGCTTACCTTCGAATATGCTCTTATGGGCGGGGTAAATGACAAGCCGGAGCATGCGGAGGAGCTCGCCAAGGTGCTGAAGGAAAACATCCCGCTCTGCCACGTTAACTTGATCCCGGTCAATTTTGTTGTGGAACGGGATTACGTACGGACCGAACGGGACGACATTTTTACATTCCAAAGAATATTAGAGAGAAACAAAATTAACGCAACCATACGCAGGGAGCACGGAAGTGATATAGCAGCGGCGTGCGGACAGCTTCGCGCGAAGCATATGGAGTCGGGTAAGAGGTGA
- the rsmB gene encoding 16S rRNA (cytosine(967)-C(5))-methyltransferase RsmB codes for MRKSPEKPGRQIGARELAMDILTRVDQDKSYSNLLLNQMLQKHKLERVEAGLVTELVYGTIQRRNTIDYGLGRAVKRGLDKLEPWVRNLLRLSFYQLYYLERIPAHAAVHEAVEIAKRRGHSGISGMVNGVLRTLQRQNDLLALPDDLPPIQRIALEHSHPEWMVARWFYRYGEEAAQRICEANNERPHPSVRVNRLKHDRSEMLIRLFEAGYSAQASPLAPAGILLENGGNLAQTEWYRNGDISIQDESSMLVAEAVRPEPGMRVLDCCAAPGGKTTHMAELMDGKGEVIACDVHEHKERLIAEQAGRLGLDIIRTVVSDARELAQHFEPASFDRILLDAPCSGLGVIRRKPDLKWAKEEKEIAEITQVQHSLLEAVHGLLKPDGVLVYSTCTTEREENGGMIERFLREHEEFERIPFPEELLKGTPLEEGAREGMVQILPYHFGSDGFFIARLRKRKFDVLN; via the coding sequence ATGAGAAAGAGCCCGGAGAAGCCCGGACGCCAGATAGGAGCCCGAGAGCTCGCCATGGACATCCTGACCCGCGTAGATCAGGACAAGTCCTACAGCAACCTCCTGTTAAATCAGATGCTGCAGAAGCATAAGCTCGAGCGGGTGGAGGCCGGGCTCGTCACGGAGCTCGTCTACGGAACCATCCAGCGGAGGAACACGATCGATTACGGGCTCGGCCGAGCGGTCAAGAGAGGGCTGGACAAGCTAGAGCCGTGGGTGAGGAATCTCCTTCGGCTCAGCTTTTACCAGCTTTATTATTTAGAACGAATTCCGGCGCATGCGGCTGTCCATGAAGCGGTGGAAATCGCCAAGCGGAGAGGGCATTCCGGTATCTCGGGGATGGTAAACGGGGTCCTGCGGACTCTTCAGCGCCAGAACGACCTCTTGGCCCTTCCCGATGACCTTCCTCCGATCCAGCGGATTGCCTTGGAGCACTCTCACCCGGAATGGATGGTAGCCCGGTGGTTCTACCGGTACGGGGAAGAAGCCGCGCAAAGGATATGCGAAGCGAACAATGAACGTCCCCACCCAAGTGTGCGGGTCAACCGGCTTAAGCACGACCGGAGTGAAATGCTGATTCGCCTGTTCGAGGCGGGCTATTCGGCACAAGCTTCCCCGCTCGCCCCCGCCGGAATCCTCCTCGAGAACGGAGGGAACCTGGCCCAGACCGAATGGTACCGGAATGGGGACATTTCCATACAAGACGAAAGTTCCATGCTGGTAGCCGAGGCGGTCCGTCCGGAGCCGGGCATGCGGGTTCTGGACTGCTGTGCCGCTCCAGGAGGCAAAACGACCCACATGGCCGAGCTCATGGACGGCAAGGGGGAGGTTATCGCCTGCGACGTTCATGAGCACAAGGAAAGGTTGATCGCGGAACAGGCGGGCCGGCTTGGGCTTGACATCATTCGGACAGTCGTAAGCGACGCGAGGGAGCTGGCGCAGCACTTCGAACCGGCTTCCTTCGACCGGATTCTGCTCGATGCCCCGTGTTCGGGCCTGGGGGTGATCCGCCGCAAGCCGGATCTGAAATGGGCGAAGGAAGAGAAGGAAATTGCCGAGATTACCCAAGTGCAGCATTCGCTGCTGGAGGCCGTCCACGGTCTTCTGAAGCCGGACGGCGTGCTGGTGTACAGCACCTGCACGACCGAGCGGGAGGAGAACGGCGGAATGATCGAACGCTTCCTTCGGGAGCATGAGGAATTCGAACGAATCCCTTTTCCGGAGGAACTTCTAAAGGGAACCCCCCTCGAAGAAGGGGCGCGGGAAGGAATGGTTCAAATTCTGCCGTATCACTTCGGGTCGGACGGCTTTTTTATCGCACGCCTGCGCAAACGAAAGTTCGATGTGTTAAACTAG
- the spoVM gene encoding stage V sporulation protein SpoVM, translated as MKFYTIKLPKFLGGFVKAVLGTFSKN; from the coding sequence ATGAAATTCTATACCATCAAACTTCCGAAGTTTTTGGGCGGCTTTGTCAAAGCGGTTCTCGGAACCTTCAGCAAAAACTAA
- the rpe gene encoding ribulose-phosphate 3-epimerase, translating into MNKLLIAPSILSADFAKLGEEVREVQEGGADWIHVDVMDGHFVPNLTLGPVVVEAIRPHTTLPLDVHLMIEQADAYIPAFAKAGADSLTVHAEASPHLHRTLHLIKEHGVKAGVVLNPATPLTSLEYVLDEVDLILLMTVNPGFGGQSFIPGVLPKIRELRRTLNEKGLSHVRIEVDGGINGETAPLVAEAGADVLVAGSAVFGVSERREAIAHLRGRGEEGQRA; encoded by the coding sequence TTGAACAAACTGTTGATCGCCCCTTCGATCCTTTCCGCGGACTTCGCCAAGCTTGGTGAAGAGGTGCGGGAAGTCCAGGAGGGAGGGGCTGACTGGATTCACGTGGACGTCATGGACGGCCACTTTGTTCCTAATCTTACGTTAGGCCCGGTAGTAGTGGAGGCCATACGCCCTCATACCACCCTGCCGCTGGACGTTCATCTTATGATCGAACAGGCGGACGCCTACATCCCTGCTTTTGCCAAAGCGGGGGCGGACAGCCTGACGGTTCACGCCGAGGCCAGCCCGCATCTTCACCGGACGCTTCACCTCATCAAAGAGCATGGGGTGAAGGCCGGGGTCGTGCTCAATCCCGCCACACCGCTTACGTCGCTCGAGTATGTGCTCGACGAGGTGGACCTCATCCTTCTGATGACGGTTAACCCCGGCTTCGGCGGGCAGTCCTTTATTCCCGGGGTTCTCCCTAAAATCCGTGAGCTGCGGCGCACGCTGAACGAAAAAGGACTTTCCCACGTCCGCATTGAAGTGGACGGAGGAATCAACGGGGAAACGGCTCCTCTCGTGGCGGAAGCCGGAGCCGACGTTCTCGTGGCGGGAAGCGCGGTATTCGGTGTCTCCGAGCGCCGGGAGGCCATTGCTCATCTTCGCGGACGGGGGGAGGAAGGACAGCGTGCCTAG
- the rpmB gene encoding 50S ribosomal protein L28, whose product MSRKCFITGRAPKAGNHVSHANNKNKRTWGVNVQKVRILVDGKPKRVYVSTRALKSGKITRV is encoded by the coding sequence ATGTCTCGCAAATGCTTCATCACCGGCCGAGCGCCGAAAGCAGGTAACCACGTTTCCCATGCCAACAACAAAAACAAGCGCACTTGGGGCGTTAACGTGCAGAAGGTACGCATTCTTGTGGACGGAAAGCCTAAGCGCGTTTATGTAAGCACACGTGCTTTGAAATCCGGGAAAATCACCCGCGTATAA
- the pknB gene encoding Stk1 family PASTA domain-containing Ser/Thr kinase, with translation MIGQVLGGRYEILDRIGGGGMALVYKARDILLNRKVAVKVLRSQFVHDEEFIHRFRREAQSAAALSHPNVVSIYDVGQKDETHYIVMEYVEGQTLNDLIKEKAPLQVEEAIHIASQICDALEHAHSNQIVHRDIKPHNILLGRNGRVKVTDFGIARAGTSSSITQTGSVLGSVHYFSPEHAKGTTAGAKSDLYSLGIVLYQMLTGKLPFSGDSPVSVALKHLQEDVEEPRKVNPLIPQSVENIILKAMRKNPENRYQSAHEMLMDLETCLKPERRNEPKLAFDDDEDDEERTRVVPAIRPDRDKGEAAASVPRAVEKKKRRWVKPTVWTAVLLVLIIGLWVTAKAMQGSIFIQDVAIPNVEKKPLAEAQNELAKAELKSEVHEEFDPGVEKGYVIRQMPSGMKVKPGYTVKLFVSKGVEMQTMSGYIGKSFNEAHDALINSGLKEEQIARTDEFSDQPEGTVIKQSPNPNDPYDPTKVSIALTVSKGKESASMPDLIGQTLTQATARLTAAKLKVAQENIIYKPSFQQPKGKIYDQFPYKPGDSVDQGAKDIVLYVSTGMPENAGEYVFSVPASPAAEGKPSIVRIVVSDAKADNAEFATKSISKQEIFNIPIIVTADKPATIQIFRDNALIDTKTFTYKDYTDAQTRPSSTPTPSPSGSPAPSGSPGVSPGASGKSPSPSPSGGR, from the coding sequence GTGATCGGTCAGGTACTTGGCGGGAGGTATGAAATCCTTGATCGAATCGGCGGGGGAGGCATGGCGCTTGTCTACAAGGCGCGTGACATCCTGTTGAACCGAAAAGTGGCCGTCAAGGTGCTTCGTTCCCAGTTCGTTCACGACGAAGAGTTTATCCACCGGTTTCGCCGGGAAGCCCAGTCGGCAGCCGCACTCTCACACCCTAATGTGGTAAGCATATACGATGTGGGCCAGAAGGACGAAACCCATTATATCGTTATGGAATACGTGGAAGGCCAGACCTTGAATGACTTGATTAAAGAAAAAGCCCCTCTTCAAGTAGAGGAAGCCATACATATTGCCTCCCAGATTTGCGATGCTCTCGAGCATGCGCACAGCAATCAGATCGTTCACCGGGATATCAAGCCCCATAATATCCTGCTGGGCCGCAACGGCCGGGTAAAGGTGACGGACTTCGGCATTGCCCGGGCGGGGACCTCCTCAAGCATTACCCAGACGGGCTCGGTCCTGGGCTCCGTTCATTATTTCTCTCCCGAGCATGCCAAAGGAACGACCGCAGGGGCCAAGTCCGATCTCTATTCGCTTGGCATTGTGCTCTACCAGATGCTGACGGGAAAGCTTCCCTTCTCCGGAGACAGCCCGGTCAGTGTAGCCTTGAAACACCTGCAGGAGGATGTGGAGGAGCCGAGGAAGGTTAATCCCCTCATTCCGCAAAGCGTCGAGAACATCATCCTTAAAGCGATGCGCAAAAATCCCGAAAACCGGTACCAGTCCGCTCATGAAATGCTGATGGACTTGGAAACGTGCTTGAAGCCGGAGCGGAGAAACGAGCCCAAGCTTGCTTTCGACGACGACGAAGACGATGAGGAGAGGACGAGGGTCGTCCCGGCCATTCGTCCCGATCGAGACAAAGGAGAGGCCGCCGCCTCCGTACCACGGGCCGTCGAAAAGAAGAAAAGACGATGGGTCAAACCGACGGTTTGGACAGCCGTTCTGCTGGTTCTCATCATCGGCTTATGGGTCACGGCCAAAGCGATGCAGGGTTCCATCTTCATTCAGGATGTGGCCATTCCGAACGTGGAGAAGAAGCCCCTGGCCGAAGCCCAGAACGAATTGGCCAAAGCCGAGCTGAAGTCGGAAGTCCATGAGGAATTTGATCCGGGCGTGGAGAAGGGCTATGTCATCCGCCAGATGCCGTCCGGCATGAAGGTAAAGCCGGGCTACACGGTTAAGCTGTTTGTAAGCAAGGGCGTGGAAATGCAGACGATGAGCGGGTATATCGGGAAGTCTTTCAACGAAGCCCATGATGCGCTCATCAACAGCGGATTAAAGGAAGAGCAGATTGCCCGGACGGATGAATTCTCAGATCAGCCGGAAGGAACAGTTATCAAGCAGTCTCCTAATCCTAACGACCCCTACGATCCGACCAAAGTAAGCATCGCCTTAACGGTAAGCAAAGGCAAGGAAAGTGCATCCATGCCCGATCTGATCGGCCAGACGCTGACCCAGGCTACGGCCCGCTTAACGGCGGCCAAGCTTAAGGTTGCCCAGGAGAACATTATTTATAAGCCGAGCTTCCAGCAGCCGAAGGGCAAAATTTACGATCAGTTCCCTTACAAGCCTGGTGATTCGGTTGACCAGGGAGCGAAGGACATCGTCCTTTATGTCTCAACAGGCATGCCGGAAAATGCCGGGGAGTATGTCTTCAGCGTTCCGGCCTCTCCTGCCGCGGAAGGAAAACCGTCCATTGTGCGGATTGTCGTCAGCGACGCAAAGGCGGATAACGCGGAATTTGCCACCAAGTCCATCTCCAAGCAGGAAATTTTTAATATTCCGATCATTGTGACGGCCGACAAACCGGCGACCATTCAAATTTTCCGGGACAATGCCTTGATCGACACGAAGACGTTCACCTATAAGGACTATACCGATGCCCAAACCCGTCCGTCCTCTACTCCGACTCCTTCTCCATCCGGAAGCCCGGCTCCATCCGGGTCTCCGGGAGTGAGTCCCGGGGCCTCGGGAAAAAGCCCATCCCCTTCCCCGTCAGGAGGAAGGTAG
- the rsgA gene encoding ribosome small subunit-dependent GTPase A — protein MAQGTIIKALSGFYYVLPEGGTTHGPDRTESIQCRARGIFKKNKVTPLVGDKVIYEATENGEGTVDEILPRTSELIRPPIANVSLAVLVFSVAEPDLNLQLLDKFLVHIEAAGIEALICLTKKDLDGEDGGDNCVPASILPYQEMGYEVYSTSSRQGWGIDAMRKRLSGTISVFSGQSGVGKSSLLNAMMPDLRLETNEISSRLGRGKHTTRHVELIPLESGGWVADTPGFSQLDFSGLEAQELGGCFRDFTPFAEGCRFRGCLHHQEPGCHVRQAAESGDILPSRYEHYLLFLAEIKDRKRRY, from the coding sequence ATGGCACAAGGAACCATTATTAAAGCTTTAAGCGGATTCTACTATGTGCTTCCGGAAGGCGGCACGACGCACGGACCGGATCGGACGGAATCCATCCAGTGCCGGGCAAGAGGCATTTTCAAAAAGAACAAGGTGACGCCGCTTGTAGGAGATAAGGTAATCTATGAAGCGACGGAGAACGGGGAAGGGACCGTGGATGAAATCCTGCCCCGCACCTCGGAGCTGATCCGGCCCCCGATCGCAAATGTCAGCCTGGCCGTTCTCGTGTTTTCCGTAGCGGAGCCGGACCTTAACCTGCAGCTCCTGGATAAGTTCCTGGTTCACATTGAAGCGGCCGGCATAGAAGCTCTTATCTGCCTAACGAAGAAGGATCTGGACGGGGAAGACGGCGGTGACAACTGCGTTCCCGCCTCGATCCTGCCTTATCAGGAGATGGGGTATGAGGTCTACTCCACGAGCTCCCGGCAGGGCTGGGGGATCGACGCTATGCGCAAGCGACTCAGCGGAACGATCAGCGTATTCTCCGGACAGTCGGGGGTAGGCAAATCGTCCCTCTTGAACGCCATGATGCCGGACTTGCGGCTTGAAACCAATGAGATCAGCTCCCGTCTTGGACGGGGGAAGCACACGACCCGGCACGTGGAACTGATTCCGCTTGAGAGCGGCGGCTGGGTAGCCGATACGCCGGGCTTCAGCCAGCTGGACTTCAGCGGCTTGGAAGCCCAGGAGCTGGGCGGCTGCTTCCGCGATTTCACCCCGTTCGCCGAGGGGTGCCGATTCCGCGGCTGTCTCCATCACCAAGAGCCCGGCTGCCATGTCAGGCAGGCGGCGGAAAGCGGGGACATTCTTCCTTCGCGCTACGAACATTACCTGCTCTTCCTTGCGGAGATCAAAGACCGGAAACGGAGGTACTAA
- the def gene encoding peptide deformylase — protein MAIRMIVKDPDPVLREKAKPVPKMTPNIQKLLDDMADTMYDAPGVGLAAPQIGILKRVIVMDVGDEHGLIHLVNPEIISKDGEQFGPEGCLSIPGLTGDVRRAQTVTVKGWNREGEEIVIEGTDLLARCIQHEVDHLNGVLFTDVAESVYRDDQREREER, from the coding sequence ATGGCGATTAGAATGATTGTGAAAGACCCGGATCCGGTGCTGAGGGAGAAAGCGAAGCCGGTACCGAAAATGACCCCCAATATTCAGAAGCTTCTCGATGATATGGCCGATACGATGTACGATGCGCCTGGAGTGGGGCTGGCCGCTCCACAGATCGGCATTCTGAAGAGAGTGATCGTGATGGACGTAGGGGATGAGCACGGGCTGATTCATCTCGTTAACCCGGAGATCATTTCGAAGGACGGCGAGCAATTCGGGCCGGAAGGCTGCTTGAGCATTCCGGGGCTGACCGGCGATGTCCGCCGCGCCCAAACGGTTACCGTAAAAGGATGGAACCGCGAAGGGGAGGAAATCGTCATTGAAGGAACGGACCTGCTCGCCCGCTGCATCCAGCATGAGGTGGATCACCTGAACGGAGTCCTGTTCACTGATGTGGCGGAGTCTGTCTACCGGGACGATCAAAGGGAAAGAGAAGAACGATGA
- the fmt gene encoding methionyl-tRNA formyltransferase, which yields MNILFMGTPDFAVPSLRMLMEEGYNVIAVVTQPDRPKGRKRVLTPPPVKVEAERYGLPVLQPERLRREPEAVAEIAALKPDLIVTAAFGQILPKDVLDLPKHGCINVHGSLLPKYRGGAPIQHAVLNGEKETGVTIMYMAEGLDTGDMLSRVAIPITEEDTTGTLFEKLSLSGADLLKATLPDLLAGRITPVPQKEEEATYAPNIKREDERLDWTRSAEELFNQVRGLNPWPVAFTLWNGEVFKVWSSRKSETKPSPKQAEAEPGTVLKAEGRGIEVLTGDGILVLTEIQPAGKKAMDAATFNRGSGIAAGTVLGR from the coding sequence ATGAACATCTTATTTATGGGAACGCCCGACTTCGCCGTTCCCTCTCTGCGCATGCTAATGGAGGAAGGGTACAACGTAATCGCAGTCGTTACCCAGCCCGACCGGCCCAAAGGGAGGAAAAGGGTGCTCACGCCTCCACCCGTGAAGGTGGAGGCGGAGCGTTACGGTCTTCCGGTGCTGCAGCCCGAGCGGCTCCGGCGCGAGCCGGAGGCGGTAGCGGAAATCGCGGCCCTTAAACCGGATTTGATTGTTACGGCCGCTTTCGGCCAGATTTTGCCGAAGGATGTCCTGGATCTGCCGAAGCACGGCTGTATCAATGTCCACGGGTCGCTGCTGCCGAAATACCGGGGCGGCGCCCCGATTCAGCATGCCGTTCTGAACGGAGAGAAGGAAACCGGGGTAACGATCATGTACATGGCCGAAGGCCTGGACACCGGAGACATGCTGAGCCGGGTGGCCATCCCGATAACCGAGGAGGATACGACCGGGACCTTGTTCGAGAAGCTGAGCCTATCCGGCGCGGACCTGCTGAAGGCTACCTTGCCCGATCTTCTGGCCGGTAGAATCACTCCCGTTCCCCAGAAGGAAGAGGAGGCCACCTACGCGCCTAACATCAAGCGGGAGGACGAGCGGCTGGATTGGACACGGTCCGCGGAAGAGCTGTTCAACCAGGTCCGGGGACTGAATCCGTGGCCGGTGGCTTTTACGTTGTGGAATGGTGAAGTATTTAAGGTATGGTCCTCCCGTAAGTCGGAAACAAAACCATCTCCTAAACAGGCCGAAGCCGAACCGGGAACCGTGCTGAAGGCCGAAGGCCGCGGAATCGAAGTGCTGACAGGAGACGGAATCCTGGTGCTGACGGAGATTCAGCCGGCCGGAAAGAAAGCGATGGATGCCGCTACCTTTAACCGGGGAAGCGGAATTGCGGCGGGAACGGTGCTTGGACGATAA
- a CDS encoding Asp23/Gls24 family envelope stress response protein has translation MPIQVANEKGKINITDEVIAVLAGSAALDCYGLVGMASRKQLKDGIAEILGRDNLGRGVEVRHAPEGIHIDLHIIVSYGTKISEVALNVQNRVKYVLNEVVGLKVDFVNIFVQGVRGAR, from the coding sequence ATGCCTATACAAGTTGCGAATGAAAAAGGAAAAATTAACATTACGGATGAAGTCATTGCCGTTCTGGCCGGCTCGGCCGCCCTGGACTGCTATGGTCTTGTAGGCATGGCCTCCCGTAAGCAGCTGAAAGACGGCATCGCCGAAATTCTCGGCCGGGACAACCTTGGTCGCGGTGTGGAAGTCAGGCACGCTCCGGAAGGAATCCACATTGATCTTCATATCATAGTCAGCTACGGCACCAAAATTTCCGAGGTGGCGCTTAACGTGCAGAACCGCGTAAAGTATGTGCTTAATGAGGTAGTAGGACTTAAGGTGGATTTCGTCAATATATTCGTTCAGGGCGTCCGAGGAGCTCGTTAG
- a CDS encoding Stp1/IreP family PP2C-type Ser/Thr phosphatase, which yields MITASRTDVGRVRPVNEDRAYAQSDLNGFALALVADGMGGHQAGDIASQMTIDLMREGMEGLHSGMTPEERAELIRYAVLATNRKVFEFADGRDQFQGMGTTLLVAVADPARVTLGHVGDSRAYLCRSGRMVQLTEDHTLVNALIKSGQITPEEAEHHPRRNMIIRALGTEATLEVDILHHEWAEGDILLLCSDGLSGLVNDRRISDILNGAGSLKEKADQLIHSALEAGGDDNITAVLVSNEPGDSDKKR from the coding sequence ATGATAACAGCCAGTAGAACCGATGTCGGCAGGGTACGTCCGGTCAATGAAGACCGGGCGTATGCCCAGTCCGACCTAAACGGCTTTGCTCTGGCTCTGGTGGCGGACGGCATGGGAGGACATCAGGCCGGAGACATCGCGAGCCAAATGACGATTGATCTTATGCGGGAAGGGATGGAAGGGCTTCATTCCGGGATGACACCCGAAGAGAGGGCGGAATTAATCCGATATGCGGTCCTCGCCACGAACCGCAAAGTGTTCGAATTCGCGGACGGCCGGGACCAATTCCAGGGAATGGGAACCACTCTCCTTGTAGCGGTGGCGGATCCCGCCCGGGTCACTTTGGGGCATGTCGGCGATAGCCGGGCCTATCTATGCCGCAGCGGCCGGATGGTCCAACTGACCGAAGATCACACTCTCGTTAACGCCTTAATCAAGTCCGGCCAGATTACCCCGGAAGAAGCCGAGCATCATCCGCGGCGTAATATGATTATCCGGGCCCTCGGCACGGAAGCCACCTTAGAAGTCGATATTCTGCACCACGAGTGGGCGGAAGGAGATATTCTCCTTTTGTGCAGCGACGGGCTTAGCGGACTTGTGAACGATAGGCGGATTAGCGACATTCTTAACGGAGCGGGATCCTTGAAGGAGAAGGCCGACCAATTGATACATAGTGCACTGGAAGCAGGCGGGGATGACAACATAACCGCGGTTCTTGTTTCCAACGAACCCGGCGACAGTGATAAAAAGAGGTGA